DNA from Mucilaginibacter mallensis:
TAATAAGTTATTGCCTATAGCCAACGATGTGGTATCTCTATTAACTGGGTTAAGTTATAAAGATGCATACGATATATTGCTTGCTGTTCAATCCCATGTAGGCAAAATCAGTATAGTATCATAAAATCTTTAATGAGTAATTTAAAAGCCTCATAAGAAATATTTGAATTATAATATACTGTTCCGTTTCCATTATCAATGTATAATTCAATACCGTATTCTGTAGGTTCAACGCGTGTTAAATATCTTAAGTTAATAGTAACCGTTTCGTTTTTTAACCCAACAACCTCAATAAATACCTTTTCCATAATTAATAAGTTTAAGCCCTAAATATACCTAATGCCATGAAATACACAATCAATCAATTCCGAAAAGAATATTCAAATGAGGATATCTGCTTAGATAAAATATTTGATATGAGGTATTCAAAAATACCTTGCTGCCCACAATGCAGTCAACAAACCACCTTTAAGCGAATACCTGGTCGCAGGGCTTATCAATGCTCTGATAAGGATTGTCAATATCAGTTATACCCTACTGCAGGGACCGTGTTTGAAAAGACACGAACTTCATTGGTGGATTGGTTTTATGTCATATACTTAATGACTTCCACTCGTAATGGTGTTAGCGCAAAGGAGATTGAAAGACAATTAGGTGTTACTTATAAAACGGCTTGGCGCATGGGTCATCAAGTTCGCAAGCTAATGAGTAACGGATCTGAACTCCTAACCGGGACTGTTGAAGTTGATGAGGCATACATTGGAGGAAATCCAAAGAATAAGCATGCTAACAAACAAGCAGAACAATTAGGGAGAGGGATTAAGAAACAGCCCATTGTAAGCATAGTACAACGAGGTGGCGAAGTTAGATCGTTTGTTGTTGATAACGTTGGATCAGGGGGCATATACAAGCTTATAACTGATAACGTAGAGAAAGGCAGTAAACTAATTACGGACGGCTTTACTTCTTATAAATGGGTTGGTATGCAGCATGAGCATATAGCAGTTAAACACAATAATGATCGTGTTACTGTTGGTGAAAAACATACAAATACTGTTGAGGGTTTCTTTAGCCACTTGAAGCGTACCATATCAGGAACTCATATACACGTTAGCAGGCAACATTTACAAGCTTATGCGAATGAATGCTCATTCAGGTATTCAAATCGTGTAGCGGGGCAAATGATGTTTAAAATGATATTAGGGAGGTGTGTATAATGAAATGGCTAAAGGCTATTTTTGCCAAAACCAATAAGGATAATTTGCATGGACAGGATAAAACCAAATCCAAACCTGCCATAACAGAAGAAGAACGGCAGCAATACCTGCGCTCCAGGTTGCCAAAAGAAGCCGGCTTGAATAATCCTTTGCCTCTTGCTTTGCGATTGAAAGGGCTTCGATAGTTTCATTATCTAATATTTGTTGTTTTTCATATCCTATAAATACATATCCATCAAATGTAATTATATAGTTAGGCTCACTTTCTTCGCCTATTCTATCTACATAACCATCTTTTAACAACTTTAATAATATCCGGCTTAATTCACTTGCTTCAAATGAATATTTACCTATCTTAATACTTTTGTTTATCGGATATCTTAAAACAGATAGTCCCTCTGTTTTAATGGTTAATAGAATAAAATCTAACTTTTGAACAGGTGTCAGTTTATGCACTCTTAATAGCTATCTTAGGTTGTACGGCTTTGCTCAGCACCTTTAAAAAATCCTCTTTGTGATTAGGATTAGGTTTTGCCCCCTCTTTAACGCTCACGGTTATTGCTTTTTTCTTACTCATAATATCAAAAGTAAATAATTTATGTTTAAAAAATGATATAAACACATCAATGTTTATCTGGGGTTTGTAATTGTAATTATACAAAGTATCTTTACTACGCATTAACCAAAACCCAGCACATATGAAAAGATAAAAATTACCATAAAACCAACAAAAACTACCATTACAGATGCTATTTGAATAATAATTTCGCATCCCCGTTTTAAGTAGTTTATATAAAAAATATATAAGAGCGTTAGCTTTTATTCTTGCCACTTAGGAATCTTAGGAAATTTATAAGGGTCAGCAAGGGATAAAAACACCAACGTTCACGCTACGGCGTGGACTGTGATTATCTTGTTGTACCCGGCTTCCTAAGAGCCCCTAAACGGCGGATGTAAGCACAGTTCCACGCTTATTTTTTGCCCGCCTGGATAGGAACTGAAAGGGTGATAATAATCACGTAATGAAACTTTCACGTAAAAACAAAATCCTCTTGGGAACGGGAATTGTATTGCTTATTTTAATCATCACCAATCCATCAGTAAGCGCTTTTAAGACATTCAGAGGCAGAGCTGGTTATGAGGGTCTTAAACGACCTGTAAACTTGTTTCTTTATTCTGTATATAAAGATCATAGTACCGAGTTTATAGGATTGTTTGGTAACTTCTTTAGGATACCTCCACCAAAACCAAGTGATGCTTATTTGGCACAATTGAAAGTGGACAGTATTAAAGCTGCCGATAGTGTATCAGATGAAATGGAATTAAGAGATAGTGGTATATATAATCACTTACCATACAAAGAGCAAGTATATTTGGATCTTAAAGAGTATTTAACCGGATTCAATACCCCTAAAAAAGACTTTTTTGTGAAAGTCAAAGACAAAACCTATGCAATGAAAGTATATTCGGCACTAAAAGATAATATAAAGGGATTCAACGAAACACCAAACCAGTTTTTAACAGCTATAAACAATTAATATATGAATACTAATTATAATGTTTCAGATTTAAAAGAGTTTGTTTACAAATCAGTAAGACCTAAAACAGAAAATCAAGCATATTTTAAGATTTTCTGGGAAAATATGAGTTTCCCAGAAAAAATGCCGACAAATATTCTTATTCCTGATCCACCATATAATGAAATGAAAATTGAATTTGAAAAATTCGTTACTGAAGTTAGGAAAGCTGAGGCTGAATATTATTCAACTCATTAAACAATTTTTCCTTATCATCATTATTTAAATGGTTATTAAAATATTCGGCAATTGCTTTGAATACAATATTTCTATGTAAAAAACGACTGCCTTTTACATTATTGTATTCCCATTTAAATAACACTTGTCCATTATTCCATTCTTCACTGGATGAATCTAATTCAATGGATGTTATAGTGTTTTTATTTCCGATTAAGGATAAATCAAAAGGATAATTATCTTTTTTTTCAGCCATTACAAAGCCGTAACATGGTTTTTAATTGTCCAACTGTTTTGAAGGTACAAATGCCAGTAAAAACGCAGGATTTAACATCCTGGGAAAGCGGGTATTTAAAAAAATACATATAACCTATTGAATATTACCCAGTAAAAATTAGAGATTTCAACACTCAAAAATTCACTAATCGCTTCAAATCTCTGAGAAAAAAGTTCGAGATTCTGCCACTCAAGGTTACTTTTAATTAACCATAAACACCTGTAAACTAACAATTTACAGGCGTTTTTATTTTAACGGGTAACAAAACACCTTCAAACAACAGGAATCAAAGGAAATTCAACCCCTATTCTGTAAGATTATTTATTAAAAGGAATGGTGATAAATTGATAAGATAATTGTTTAATAGAAAAATAAATGAAATCGTTGCCAGACGTAATTATTCATTTGGACTTGTTCAGTTTATGAATTAATCGCATTAATAGTCCGGGTATCAATCAATTACCAGCATTAATTAAATGTAAATCCAATCTGCATGTTTAAGCCTAACGATGCAGCCTCGCTGTTACCAAACCTTGTTGGAAGCGATAAAGCCACGAAATAATTAACAGCTTTTGTGCGTGCATAAACCTGGTTAAATACCGGAGTAAAACCATAACGGCCGTTTGTATCAAATGCCAGGCGGGAAATCAAAGTAAACCCATGTTGAAAACGGAACATTGTTCCCGGATCGAATAATATATCATTCATCTTACTTGAACCTCCTGACGCTTTTATGTTGGGCGTAAATTCGTAGCTAAATCCAAACTTATCGCTATATAAAACATTGACGCCTACGGGAAAACCGATGGTGGTAGTATGATTGGAAAAATTGGGTGTGAATTTTCCCGTTGATAATGTTAATGTTTCCAGAGGAAGGATAAAGCTTACATAGCCAACCACTTTTGGATAGGCCGATTTAGCTTTTGCCTTTTGATAAAGCGCTCCCTGATATTCAATTGAATCGGGCGGGACTACTTTTACCTGGGCATTTGCAAGCTGCGGCATTAAGGCTCCTGCTATTATAATTATTGTTAAAATGATTTTTCCTGAACGT
Protein-coding regions in this window:
- a CDS encoding IS1595 family transposase, which encodes MTSTRNGVSAKEIERQLGVTYKTAWRMGHQVRKLMSNGSELLTGTVEVDEAYIGGNPKNKHANKQAEQLGRGIKKQPIVSIVQRGGEVRSFVVDNVGSGGIYKLITDNVEKGSKLITDGFTSYKWVGMQHEHIAVKHNNDRVTVGEKHTNTVEGFFSHLKRTISGTHIHVSRQHLQAYANECSFRYSNRVAGQMMFKMILGRCV